A genomic stretch from Camelus ferus isolate YT-003-E chromosome 29, BCGSAC_Cfer_1.0, whole genome shotgun sequence includes:
- the LOC116660511 gene encoding translation initiation factor IF-2-like isoform X1, giving the protein MDGARPTNRVTRYSRGSAERPGEAAWTPPPRLGPRPAGHRAPAPARGRLGVRARGPRPALRPSDAHVRPPPPPRVPPGTAHLVPVRGGRSRAPEGRRAGPRPESACCPRPRREPGRRGRRAQGSRPARPRTPSGPGTPLSRRPEGAGRQAARCTSPTAPVGTGLRPRRGRPAQAGFCVVCGLSSVENFEDLQIEVKESQSGRKVSAQYRRMWSLPRAAAGRGRRREESASPGRGRAPSATAAGRESGAAAPVPPPSEHVAGRRGRGGPARGGGRVRVAGSQALPCGRPERGAPAGALRGNKGLRCRQITSHQNNRQF; this is encoded by the coding sequence ATGGACGGTGCCAGACCCACAAACAGAGTGACACGCTATTCCCGAGGGTCCGCTGAGCGCCCCGGGGAAGCTGcgtggaccccccccccccgcctagGACCACGCCCCGCCGGCCACCGCGCACCTGCTCCCGCTCGGGGCCGCCTGGGGGTGCGCGCCCGGGGCCCGCGCCCAGCTCTGCGCCCCTCCGACGCCCACGtgcgcccgcccccgcccccgcgcgTGCCGCCCGGGACCGCCCACCTCGTGCCCGTGCGCGGCGGCCGGAGTCGGGCTCCCGAGGGCCGGCGCGCTGGGCCGCGGCCGGAAAGCGCCTGCTGCCCTCGGCCCCGGCGGGAGCCCGGCCGCCGCGGCcgcagagcccagggcagccgGCCGGCACGGCCCCGCACGCCCTCGGGGCCGGGGACGCCTCTGTCACGCCGGCCGGAGGGCGCTGGGCGCCAGGCCGCTCGCTGCACGTCGCCTACAGCCCCTGTGGGCACCGGGCTGCGACCCCGGCGAGGCCGCCCGGCGCAGGCTGGCTTCTGCGTTGTCTGCGGTTTGTCGTCTGTGGAGAATTTCGAGGATCTTCAAATTGAAGTGAAAGAGTCGCAGAGCGGGAGAAAAGTGAGTGCGCAGTATCGCCGGATGTGGTCGCTTCCGCGCGCGGCGGCGGGGCGAGGGCGGCGGCGGGAGGAGTCGGCGTCCCCGGGGCGCGGCCGCGCGCCGTCGGCCACCGCTGCGGGGCGGGAGTCCGGCGCTGCAGCCCCCGTCCCACCCCCGTCTGAGCACGTCGCTGGTCGGCGTGGGCGTGGCGGCCCGGCCCGCGGCGGTGGTCGCGTCCGGGTGGCGGGGTCACAGGCGCTCCCGTGCGGCCGTCCGGAACGCGGCGCTCCCGCGGGTGCTCTTAGGGGAAACAAAGGACTGAGATGCCGACAGATCACTTCTCATCAAAATAACAGGCAATTCTGA